A part of Ignavibacteriales bacterium genomic DNA contains:
- a CDS encoding T9SS type A sorting domain-containing protein: MLKKLSVLLMALTFLPAILFAQDKMVMRPDGKFYKMKGNETSLEIMKMKPFDKKSEVITLNKIPGSTLGLLDTLGYNDGTFNTNFGLFGQDWMVQWFKAPADMTIKGVAFLSTDDAGVANGAILEVKLVKVSLSEAELLAVPIELDGYYTASGNGYNNVTSFKGNPDYLGEGWVSITGDPEPFGDDLWSDGGFGAPITPLPAGGTTYQWVDMNILFEPTVLGGEIFGVAYKNTGTTLDADRLGFMSGIIGYPGWKFYANGRLDPGNDYGWWSREYTWDYLVAVDITGDPPPDINSFTVIPSGVDVGPFTIDADITDTNPGDPGSAGVAGAKIMWSNDGQTTWNEVAMTGSEPSYTGQIPAQTPGTTVDYYIEATDVNNHSSMSETVSFFVFAPSLARTLVVFNGFSTVTGYPQDYYFGADIQGGGFYFEHDTWGYGLLPASIMDSYDNVIEICNGAPSDYQDSIIRPWLEADGSRNYYLVGQEWLGDRYGYADQDFTAGSFEFDILGIGHSYNDVSYDGTSGQAIPSLVTPISGTAFGGPLFDLFNSYGDADSLMYNPTYETGGSNWIDAYEVADGEIDMNVETRGIGGVPVIETHPTMHHRTLGAGNKIFYAAYDPIALNTAIDGDYSYYHWTGYANENSPYQALLWFGIPIISDVTPDGNNIPNEFSISQNYPNPFNPATTIKFAVPTASKVVLKVYDILGTEVATLVNSDLTSGNYEVNFDASKLASGVYVYTINAGSFTATKKMMLMK; this comes from the coding sequence ATGCTAAAAAAACTTTCTGTTCTTTTAATGGCGCTGACGTTTCTTCCTGCAATCCTATTTGCACAGGATAAAATGGTTATGCGACCTGATGGTAAGTTCTATAAAATGAAAGGTAACGAGACAAGTCTCGAAATCATGAAAATGAAACCTTTCGACAAAAAGAGTGAAGTAATAACCCTTAATAAAATTCCAGGTTCTACTCTGGGATTGTTAGATACTTTAGGTTATAACGACGGCACCTTTAACACTAACTTTGGTCTTTTCGGTCAAGACTGGATGGTACAGTGGTTTAAAGCTCCTGCCGATATGACAATTAAAGGAGTTGCATTTCTCTCTACAGACGATGCCGGTGTTGCAAACGGTGCAATATTGGAAGTTAAATTAGTTAAAGTAAGTTTATCTGAAGCTGAACTTTTAGCAGTTCCGATTGAGTTGGATGGTTATTATACAGCTTCCGGCAACGGTTATAATAATGTAACTTCTTTCAAAGGCAATCCGGATTATCTTGGCGAAGGCTGGGTTTCAATTACCGGCGATCCAGAACCTTTCGGTGATGACCTTTGGAGTGATGGCGGATTTGGTGCTCCTATTACACCATTGCCTGCCGGCGGAACAACCTATCAATGGGTTGATATGAACATTCTATTTGAACCTACAGTACTTGGCGGCGAAATATTTGGAGTTGCTTATAAAAATACCGGTACAACTTTGGATGCTGACAGACTTGGATTTATGTCCGGTATTATTGGCTACCCAGGTTGGAAATTTTATGCAAACGGTCGTTTAGACCCGGGAAATGATTATGGCTGGTGGTCTCGTGAATATACATGGGATTATTTAGTTGCAGTTGATATTACTGGAGATCCACCCCCAGATATAAATTCTTTCACAGTTATTCCAAGCGGTGTTGATGTAGGTCCTTTTACTATTGACGCTGACATCACTGATACCAATCCTGGTGATCCCGGATCCGCAGGGGTTGCAGGTGCAAAAATTATGTGGAGTAATGATGGTCAAACAACATGGAATGAAGTAGCAATGACTGGTAGTGAGCCGAGTTATACAGGTCAAATTCCTGCGCAGACTCCCGGTACAACGGTTGACTATTATATAGAAGCTACCGATGTAAATAATCATTCGAGTATGTCAGAAACAGTATCCTTCTTTGTTTTCGCTCCTTCACTTGCCAGAACACTTGTTGTGTTTAATGGCTTCTCAACTGTGACAGGCTATCCACAAGATTATTATTTTGGTGCCGATATTCAGGGCGGTGGTTTTTACTTTGAACATGATACCTGGGGTTACGGATTATTACCAGCCTCTATAATGGACAGCTATGATAACGTAATCGAAATCTGTAATGGTGCACCATCTGATTATCAAGATTCAATTATCAGACCCTGGTTAGAAGCTGATGGCAGCAGAAACTATTATTTAGTTGGTCAGGAATGGCTCGGTGATAGATATGGCTATGCTGATCAAGATTTTACTGCAGGTTCTTTTGAATTTGATATTCTTGGAATTGGACACAGTTACAACGATGTAAGCTATGATGGTACTTCCGGACAAGCTATTCCTTCGTTAGTAACACCGATAAGCGGCACAGCTTTTGGCGGTCCATTATTTGACTTATTCAACAGCTATGGAGATGCAGATTCATTAATGTACAATCCTACCTATGAAACCGGCGGCAGTAACTGGATTGATGCTTATGAAGTTGCTGATGGCGAAATTGATATGAATGTTGAAACAAGAGGTATCGGCGGAGTTCCAGTAATCGAAACTCATCCAACAATGCATCATAGAACTCTTGGTGCAGGAAATAAAATTTTCTACGCTGCTTATGATCCTATTGCATTAAATACTGCAATCGATGGTGATTATTCATATTATCACTGGACTGGATATGCAAATGAAAATTCACCTTATCAAGCTTTATTGTGGTTTGGTATTCCGATCATTTCTGATGTTACACCAGATGGAAATAATATTCCAAATGAATTCAGTATCTCACAGAACTATCCAAACCCATTTAACCCGGCTACAACTATTAAGTTTGCAGTTCCTACTGCTTCTAAAGTTGTATTAAAGGTTTATGACATTCTTGGAACTGAAGTAGCTACATTAGTTAACTCAGATTTAACTTCCGGTAATTACGAAGTAAATTTTGATGCTTCAAAACTTGCTTCAGGCGTTTATGTTTATACAATAAATGCAGGCAGCTTTACTGCTACCAAAAAAATGATGTTAATGAAGTAA